The segment GTCCAACACTACTCCAACGCCTCACGGCCACGCCGCTGCCAGTATCCTTGATGGCAAGCCACCTGCTGCACCAGCCGGCGACAGCCTGACTCGCGATGCCTGGCGCCGTCTCAAACAGAACCGTGCTGCCATGTGCAGCCTGGTGGTAATGGCCGTGATCATACTGGCCTGTCTTGTCGGCCCTTGGCTGACGCCCTTTGAACTCGACGAAGTGGACTGGGATGCCATTGGTACTGGGCCAGACCTTGCCTCCGGCCATGTGTTCGGCACTGATGTCAACGGTCGTGACCTGCTCACTCGCACCCTACACGGCGGCCAGATCTCACTCTCGGTGGCACTGGTGGCCACCTTCGTCAGCCTGGTGATCGGTGTGCTGTACGGCGCGATTTCCGGCTATTTCGGCGGGCGGACCGACAATCTGATGATGCGCTTCGTCGACATCATGTATTCGTTGCCGTTCATGTTCCTGGTGATTCTGTTGATGGTGGTCTTCGGGCGTAACATCTTCCTGATCTACGCGGCCATCGGCGCGGTGGAATGGCTGGATATGTCCCGCATCGTGCGAGGCCAGGTGCTAGCGCTCAAGAAGCGTGAGTTCGTCGAGGCAGCTCATGCCCTCGGTGTGCGTGATCTACAGGTCGTGACCCGCCATCTGATCCCCAATGCGCTAGGCCCGGTGATCATCTATGTCACCTTGACGGTACCCAAGGTCATCTTGCTGGAGAGCTTTCTGTCATTCCTCGGCCTCGGCGTACAGGAGCCGCTGACCTCATGGGGCGTGCTGATTTCCGAAGGCAAGGACATGATGGAAACCGCGCCCTGGATGCTACTGGTGCCGTCGATCTTCCTTGCCGCCACCCTGTTCTGTCTCAACTTCCTCGGCGATGGCCTGCGTGATGCCCTCGACCCCAAAACTCGCTGATACCGGAGCGCTGATGATGACCACTTCCCACTCCCCCTCCGGTACTACTCATCCTGCCGTTGGCGCCCCGCGCCCTTCAGGAAACGCCGGCGATGCTCCTCTCAGCGTTGGCGATCAGGCACGCGCCGATACCCTCTCCCGTCTCGGCCTTGAGGCCGAGGCGCCAGGCACGCCATCACTGATGGAAATCGAAGATCTGCGCGTCGACTTCCAGCTGCCGGATGGCCCCGTCCCTGCGGTCAAGGGCATAAGTTTCACCCTCAACAAGGGTGAGACACTGGCTCTGGTCGGCGAGTCTGGCTCTGGAAAGTCGGTGACATCTACCGCCATCCTGCGCCTGCTACCTGAACTCGCTGAGGTACAAGGCGCCATCCGCCTGCGTGGCGAAGACTTGCTGAGCGCCTCGACGCGTCGCATGCGTGAGCTGCGCGGCAATCGAATCGCCACCATCTTCCAGGAGCCGATGACCTCGCTGAACCCGCTACATCGCGTCGGGCGCCAGATCATCGAAGTACTCTCTCTGCATCGTGACCTAAAAGGCCGCGCAGCGCGCAACAAGGCACTGGAACTGCTGGAGCAGGTCGGTATCCCGGAACCCGCACGACGTATTGATAGCTTTCCCCATGAGCTGTCCGGTGGTCAGCGTCAACGCGTGATGATCGCCATCGCGCTGGCCTGTGAGCCAGACCTGCTGATCGCCGATGAGCCCACTACCGCGCTCGACGTCACGGTGCAGGCTCAGATTCTTCGTCTACTCAAATCACTGCAGAAGCGCTATGGCATGGCGATTCTGTTCATCACTCACGACCTTGGTATCGTGCGCCACTTCGCAGACCGCGTCTGCGTGAT is part of the Cobetia sp. L2A1 genome and harbors:
- a CDS encoding ABC transporter permease, whose product is MSNTTPTPHGHAAASILDGKPPAAPAGDSLTRDAWRRLKQNRAAMCSLVVMAVIILACLVGPWLTPFELDEVDWDAIGTGPDLASGHVFGTDVNGRDLLTRTLHGGQISLSVALVATFVSLVIGVLYGAISGYFGGRTDNLMMRFVDIMYSLPFMFLVILLMVVFGRNIFLIYAAIGAVEWLDMSRIVRGQVLALKKREFVEAAHALGVRDLQVVTRHLIPNALGPVIIYVTLTVPKVILLESFLSFLGLGVQEPLTSWGVLISEGKDMMETAPWMLLVPSIFLAATLFCLNFLGDGLRDALDPKTR